In a single window of the Bacillus clarus genome:
- a CDS encoding alpha-amylase family glycosyl hydrolase has product MRFVLIIGIIFLQLKSWGMHVKKIWTRELFICFCLAVVLFVPIHTFAEEKREWQDEVIYSIMIDRFNNGDPKNDKQLDVGNLEAYQGGDIQGIIKRLDYIKEMGFTALMLSPLFESKNYDGYDATHLQKVNEHFGSLQDVKQLVKKAHQKGMKVVFQFPFGENEQELIDSMKWWIKEVDLDGSYVIHSEKKPRVFWDEVQKELQPIKKDFRLMTDESSKNDEYYKEIVEVFSKADTSLKRLHVVSEKKGLSNTFLDNQETKRFARIAKENMYYPPSRLKLALTYLYTSPGVPSFYYGTEIALDGGDVPDNRRLMDFRTDEKFMQHITKLGELRQNRTSLRRGTFELLYEKGGMSVLKRKYNNEITLVAINNTKETQKIPIHASVIGEKQELRGLLEDEIIREENGKFYLVLKREEANVYKVGKETGINWVFVSLLVGINILFIAFLIAVKKKKSSE; this is encoded by the coding sequence ATGCGATTTGTTCTAATAATTGGTATAATATTCTTACAATTAAAAAGTTGGGGGATGCATGTGAAAAAAATATGGACTAGGGAACTATTCATTTGTTTTTGTTTAGCTGTCGTTCTGTTTGTGCCAATACATACTTTTGCAGAAGAAAAAAGGGAATGGCAAGATGAGGTTATATATTCGATTATGATTGACCGCTTTAATAATGGGGATCCAAAAAATGATAAGCAACTTGATGTAGGGAATTTAGAAGCGTATCAGGGCGGGGATATACAAGGGATTATTAAAAGGCTTGATTACATAAAGGAAATGGGATTTACCGCCCTCATGCTTTCGCCACTTTTTGAAAGTAAAAACTATGATGGGTATGATGCCACTCATTTGCAAAAAGTAAATGAGCATTTCGGGTCATTACAAGACGTGAAGCAACTTGTAAAAAAAGCTCATCAAAAAGGAATGAAAGTTGTATTCCAATTTCCTTTTGGAGAAAATGAGCAAGAATTAATCGATTCGATGAAATGGTGGATAAAAGAGGTAGATTTAGACGGAAGTTACGTTATACATAGTGAAAAAAAGCCGCGAGTTTTTTGGGATGAAGTGCAAAAAGAATTGCAACCGATAAAAAAAGATTTTCGCCTTATGACAGATGAAAGTAGTAAAAATGATGAGTATTATAAAGAAATTGTAGAAGTATTTTCGAAAGCTGATACATCTTTGAAGCGATTACATGTTGTGAGTGAGAAAAAAGGATTATCTAATACATTTTTAGACAATCAAGAAACGAAGAGATTTGCACGTATTGCGAAAGAAAATATGTATTACCCGCCATCTCGTTTGAAACTAGCTCTTACGTATTTATATACATCACCAGGAGTACCAAGCTTTTATTATGGTACTGAAATTGCATTAGATGGGGGGGATGTTCCAGATAATAGGCGGTTAATGGATTTTAGAACGGATGAAAAGTTTATGCAGCACATAACAAAACTTGGTGAACTGCGTCAAAATAGAACGTCTTTAAGGCGTGGTACGTTTGAATTGTTATATGAAAAAGGTGGCATGAGTGTACTAAAAAGAAAATATAACAACGAAATAACACTCGTAGCGATTAATAATACGAAAGAGACGCAAAAAATTCCTATCCATGCGAGTGTGATTGGAGAAAAACAGGAATTACGTGGCCTATTAGAGGATGAAATTATAAGGGAAGAAAACGGGAAGTTTTATCTTGTTTTAAAGCGTGAAGAAGCGAATGTGTATAAGGTAGGAAAAGAGACAGGAATCAATTGGGTGTTCGTATCTTTATTAGTCGGTATCAATATATTGTTTATTGCATTTTTAATAGCGGTTAAAAAGAAAAAATCCTCCGAGTAG
- a CDS encoding DUF3941 domain-containing protein → MPHTSDNDKKARDNNAKRTQKNEQEQKNIQQGKRTYSKKTDHL, encoded by the coding sequence ATGCCACACACAAGTGATAACGACAAAAAAGCACGCGACAATAATGCGAAGCGTACTCAAAAAAATGAACAAGAACAGAAAAATATTCAGCAAGGTAAACGAACATATTCTAAAAAAACAGATCACCTTTAA
- a CDS encoding YitT family protein has product MDLKLNYAELIKKLVVVIIAGLLNAIGMNLFLTPAKVYASGFAGLSQLLSQILGDFLSIHISTGVLFGLFNIPVVILAWKKVGKAFTFFSFLCVIFMTLFLEIIPVKAVSNDIILNAIFGGIISAIGVGIALKWGASTGGLDIIAMILSKIKDKPVGTYFFFFNALIIIAAGYVYGWEKALYTLVTLYVSTRIIDAIHTSHVKITALIVTKHGADVRKAIQSRLVRGITTIPATGAYTNENKEMLMIVITRYELYELERIIKQVDPGAFTNVLQTVGVFGLFRKD; this is encoded by the coding sequence ATGGATTTGAAATTAAATTATGCGGAACTAATAAAAAAATTAGTTGTAGTAATAATCGCTGGTTTACTAAATGCAATTGGAATGAATTTATTTTTAACACCAGCGAAAGTGTACGCAAGTGGTTTTGCTGGATTGTCTCAGCTATTATCACAAATATTAGGTGATTTTTTATCCATTCATATATCTACAGGGGTGTTATTTGGTTTATTTAATATTCCTGTCGTTATTTTAGCATGGAAAAAGGTTGGAAAGGCTTTTACGTTTTTTAGTTTTCTTTGCGTCATATTTATGACTTTGTTTTTAGAGATTATACCGGTTAAAGCGGTTTCGAATGATATTATATTGAATGCGATTTTTGGTGGCATTATTTCAGCAATCGGTGTCGGAATTGCTTTGAAATGGGGAGCTTCTACAGGTGGTTTAGACATTATCGCGATGATTTTATCGAAAATAAAAGATAAACCTGTCGGTACGTATTTCTTCTTCTTTAATGCACTTATCATTATCGCTGCTGGTTATGTGTATGGATGGGAAAAAGCGTTGTACACTTTAGTTACTTTATATGTGTCAACGAGGATTATTGATGCCATTCATACAAGTCACGTAAAGATTACAGCATTAATCGTTACGAAGCATGGAGCTGATGTACGAAAGGCAATTCAATCACGATTAGTGAGAGGGATTACGACCATACCAGCAACAGGGGCTTATACAAATGAAAATAAAGAAATGTTAATGATTGTAATCACTCGTTATGAATTATATGAGTTAGAGAGGATTATTAAACAAGTGGACCCAGGTGCGTTTACGAATGTACTGCAAACAGTTGGGGTGTTTGGATTGTTTAGAAAAGATTAA
- the prsA gene encoding peptidylprolyl isomerase PrsA, giving the protein MRKHIFIITALISTLMLSACGQKTNSDTIATAANSTITKDDFDKQLKNRYGKDMLYEMMAQDIIKQKYKVSDDEVNKEFQKAKEQYGEQFKMVLENNRLKDEEDFKNQIRFKLAMNEAIKKSITEKDVKDLYKPEIKASHILVNDENTAKEIKKKLDAGTSFEELAKQQSQDPGSKDNGGDLGYFGAGKMAPEFEKAAYKLKVGEISNPVKSSDGYHIIKLTDKKELKPYDEVKGSIRKSLEEERMADPAVSQKILLDELKKADIKIQDSDLKDTFSNLSAQGN; this is encoded by the coding sequence ATGAGAAAACATATATTCATTATAACCGCACTAATAAGCACATTAATGTTATCTGCTTGTGGACAAAAAACGAACTCGGACACAATTGCAACCGCAGCAAACTCAACCATTACAAAAGACGATTTTGATAAACAGTTAAAAAATCGCTATGGAAAAGACATGTTATACGAAATGATGGCACAAGATATCATCAAACAAAAATATAAAGTATCTGATGATGAAGTGAATAAAGAGTTTCAAAAAGCGAAAGAACAATATGGCGAACAGTTCAAAATGGTATTAGAAAATAATCGCTTAAAAGATGAAGAAGACTTTAAAAATCAAATTCGATTTAAGCTTGCAATGAATGAAGCAATTAAGAAGAGCATTACAGAAAAAGACGTGAAAGATCTCTATAAACCAGAAATTAAAGCGAGTCATATTTTAGTAAACGATGAAAACACAGCAAAAGAGATAAAGAAAAAACTAGACGCCGGTACTTCGTTTGAAGAATTGGCAAAACAACAATCTCAAGATCCAGGGTCAAAAGATAACGGCGGAGATCTTGGGTACTTCGGAGCAGGTAAAATGGCACCTGAATTTGAAAAAGCTGCCTATAAATTAAAAGTCGGGGAAATTAGCAATCCTGTAAAATCATCAGACGGCTACCATATTATTAAACTTACCGATAAAAAAGAATTGAAGCCTTATGATGAAGTTAAAGGTTCCATTCGTAAAAGTTTAGAAGAAGAACGTATGGCTGATCCTGCAGTAAGTCAAAAAATATTGTTAGATGAGTTAAAGAAAGCTGATATTAAAATACAAGATAGTGACTTGAAAGATACTTTTTCTAATCTTTCTGCTCAAGGAAACTAA
- a CDS encoding YajQ family cyclic di-GMP-binding protein, whose amino-acid sequence MAKDSSFDIVSKVELPEVTNAINIALKEIQNRYDFKGSKSDIKLEKEVLVLTSDDEFKLEQVKDVLISKLVKRNVPIKNLDYGKVEAASGNTVRQRATLQQGIDKDNAKKINTIIKEMKLKVKTQVQDDQVRVTAKSRDDLQAVIAAVRSADLPIDVQFINYR is encoded by the coding sequence ATGGCAAAAGATAGTTCTTTTGACATCGTTTCGAAAGTAGAATTACCTGAAGTAACAAACGCAATTAACATCGCATTAAAAGAAATCCAAAACCGATATGACTTTAAAGGAAGTAAAAGTGATATTAAATTAGAAAAAGAAGTACTTGTTTTAACTTCTGACGATGAGTTTAAATTAGAACAAGTAAAAGACGTTCTTATTTCTAAACTTGTAAAACGTAACGTTCCAATTAAAAACTTGGACTACGGAAAAGTTGAAGCTGCATCCGGTAACACAGTACGCCAACGCGCAACGTTGCAACAAGGTATCGATAAAGATAACGCTAAAAAGATCAACACCATTATTAAAGAGATGAAATTAAAAGTGAAAACACAAGTTCAAGATGACCAAGTACGTGTAACAGCGAAAAGCCGTGATGACTTACAAGCAGTAATCGCAGCAGTTCGCAGCGCTGATTTACCAATCGATGTACAATTCATTAACTATCGATAA
- a CDS encoding DUF3813 domain-containing protein, whose protein sequence is MGNLLFQQARDAVSNAISCSSGAEQQELVYRAKNALQSAYANSSIAEKVQLREMQEQLQNVTQSH, encoded by the coding sequence ATGGGGAACTTACTATTCCAGCAAGCACGAGATGCTGTTTCTAACGCCATTTCTTGTTCAAGTGGCGCGGAACAACAAGAGCTCGTTTATAGAGCAAAAAACGCTTTGCAGTCTGCTTACGCGAACTCTTCAATAGCTGAAAAAGTTCAGTTACGCGAAATGCAAGAACAACTACAAAACGTTACTCAATCACATTAA
- a CDS encoding hydrolase, with protein sequence MSATERFFYLEKEPCVIYLPEKPNGFSVMLLGDYNYFIENGTSLWTQHAGRSHFLHGLIQKGYTVFSSNLYGRHWGNDQSVRLAKRLYDVVMRKETLNEKMHIVADGMGTLVALEMMNKYPECIRSTVMLNPCLDLPEYVEFEKEHKFFYKRLVRELLLAYDVKEVELASKISKKSFWVLPSCVPVKIFVSTQEKRARKQLLREYEKIRKHAQCETSVSFHLQDVKYKMVRQTCDFFQKYEEEL encoded by the coding sequence ATGAGTGCAACGGAACGTTTTTTCTATTTAGAAAAAGAACCATGTGTAATTTATTTACCGGAGAAGCCAAATGGATTTTCTGTCATGCTTCTTGGTGATTACAATTATTTTATTGAGAATGGTACAAGTTTATGGACACAACATGCAGGGCGATCTCATTTTTTACATGGACTTATTCAGAAAGGCTATACAGTCTTTTCGTCTAATTTATATGGGAGACACTGGGGGAATGATCAATCTGTTCGTTTAGCGAAACGCTTATACGATGTTGTTATGAGAAAAGAAACGCTAAATGAAAAGATGCATATAGTGGCAGATGGAATGGGAACACTTGTGGCGCTTGAGATGATGAATAAATACCCTGAGTGTATACGCTCTACTGTCATGCTAAATCCGTGTCTTGATTTGCCTGAATATGTGGAATTTGAAAAGGAACATAAATTTTTTTATAAGAGATTAGTAAGAGAATTACTACTTGCGTATGATGTGAAAGAAGTTGAGCTCGCGTCAAAAATTAGTAAGAAATCATTTTGGGTTCTGCCTTCTTGTGTACCTGTTAAGATTTTTGTATCTACACAAGAAAAGAGAGCACGTAAACAATTATTGCGTGAATATGAAAAAATACGAAAACATGCACAATGTGAGACGTCTGTATCATTCCATTTGCAAGATGTGAAATATAAAATGGTTAGGCAAACGTGTGATTTCTTTCAAAAATATGAAGAAGAACTGTGA
- a CDS encoding NAD-dependent epimerase/dehydratase family protein, with protein sequence MFKGERVGDMKRVLIIGALTFVGYHLVNKMITEEVEVYGLDFDDLDSMSKMNEEKLFLIGRNALFTYYSIRDEGGWRAVEEEQFDTVYFCLYEPNQQNGFRNERIILQYLKRIVRMCEKDEVKLNLISSIEVGSGEESENKHLFTKVEEGMKKGKLQYSIFRVPTLYGPWQPSFMIYHQLMLSELDEKECRCTYEEKGRDLLYVEDVCEYLWENGTALENLGVYNLLSGKKSLWEKGMALLHAEDKMNKKNEEVRNEAVGVISIERNTPLEFGLNKQLAHIKKYKELYED encoded by the coding sequence TTGTTTAAAGGGGAAAGGGTTGGTGACATGAAACGCGTGCTTATTATAGGTGCACTTACGTTTGTAGGTTATCACCTTGTGAATAAAATGATTACAGAAGAAGTAGAAGTGTATGGACTTGATTTTGATGATTTAGATAGTATGTCAAAAATGAATGAAGAGAAATTATTTTTAATTGGACGGAATGCGCTGTTTACGTATTATTCTATAAGAGATGAAGGTGGATGGAGGGCGGTAGAAGAGGAACAATTTGATACAGTTTACTTCTGTTTGTATGAGCCAAATCAACAAAATGGGTTTCGGAATGAAAGAATCATTTTGCAATACTTAAAGCGTATCGTACGAATGTGTGAGAAGGATGAAGTGAAGTTAAATCTAATTTCTTCTATTGAAGTGGGGAGTGGCGAAGAGTCGGAAAATAAACATCTATTTACGAAAGTAGAAGAAGGAATGAAAAAAGGCAAACTGCAATATAGTATATTTCGAGTTCCTACATTATATGGACCGTGGCAACCGTCATTTATGATTTACCATCAGCTCATGTTATCAGAACTTGATGAGAAAGAGTGCCGGTGTACGTATGAGGAAAAAGGAAGAGATCTACTTTACGTTGAAGATGTATGTGAATACTTATGGGAAAACGGAACTGCTTTAGAAAATCTTGGTGTATATAATTTGCTTAGTGGTAAAAAATCGTTATGGGAAAAGGGTATGGCACTTTTACATGCTGAGGATAAGATGAATAAAAAGAATGAAGAAGTAAGAAACGAAGCGGTAGGTGTTATTTCTATAGAGAGAAACACACCATTAGAATTCGGTTTAAATAAACAATTGGCGCATATAAAAAAATATAAAGAGTTATACGAAGATTAA
- a CDS encoding ComZ family protein, translated as MNEKNMQFLQIAMKHLPEAKAILDSNGIALDMEKAQPVLELLMKVMNEAYDLGKAEK; from the coding sequence ATGAACGAAAAAAATATGCAATTTTTACAAATCGCGATGAAGCACTTACCAGAGGCGAAGGCAATTTTAGATTCTAATGGAATTGCACTGGATATGGAAAAAGCACAGCCTGTATTAGAGTTATTAATGAAAGTAATGAACGAAGCATATGATCTGGGGAAAGCGGAGAAATAA
- a CDS encoding YjzD family protein has protein sequence MRVIWAFIWSFLLVHMMSYVIGSMTGGTYDFNQASIFSVVLAVLVMVIAAAIPNEPVEQH, from the coding sequence ATGCGTGTAATTTGGGCATTCATTTGGTCGTTCTTGCTTGTACATATGATGAGCTACGTAATTGGCTCTATGACTGGCGGTACATACGATTTTAACCAAGCGTCTATTTTCTCAGTTGTTCTTGCTGTATTAGTAATGGTAATCGCAGCAGCAATTCCAAACGAACCAGTAGAACAACACTAA
- a CDS encoding Cof-type HAD-IIB family hydrolase, giving the protein MNKQHLIALDLDGTLLTDNKIISTRTKNTIAKAKEQGHVVVISTGRPFRASYDYYKELGLNTPIVNFNGAYVHHPLDVNWGTHHSPLELSTAQEIVRACFDFGVKNIYAEVMDDVYVREIDQDKKHIFEFGSPNIFTGDLLNILQDHPTCLLIDAHDDHSTAIRQHLTDMHAEVIDHRKWGAPWPIIEIVKSGLNKAVGLQKISSHYNIPKERIIAFGDEDNDFEMIEFAGHGIAMGNAIPELKSLANHTTLTNEEDGIALYLEEVLGL; this is encoded by the coding sequence ATGAACAAACAACATTTAATCGCATTAGATTTAGACGGAACTTTATTAACAGACAACAAAATTATTTCCACACGAACTAAAAACACAATTGCAAAAGCAAAAGAGCAAGGACATGTCGTTGTTATTTCAACTGGGCGTCCATTCCGTGCCAGCTACGATTATTATAAAGAACTTGGTCTTAATACGCCTATCGTTAATTTCAACGGTGCTTACGTTCACCACCCACTAGACGTAAATTGGGGAACTCATCACTCTCCTCTTGAGCTTTCAACAGCGCAAGAAATTGTACGAGCTTGCTTTGATTTCGGTGTAAAAAACATATACGCCGAAGTAATGGATGACGTATATGTTCGTGAAATTGATCAAGATAAAAAACATATTTTTGAATTCGGTTCTCCAAACATATTCACAGGAGATTTATTAAATATTTTGCAAGATCACCCAACTTGCTTATTAATCGATGCGCACGATGATCATTCCACTGCTATCCGTCAACATTTAACAGATATGCATGCGGAAGTAATCGATCACAGAAAATGGGGCGCTCCTTGGCCAATCATTGAAATTGTAAAAAGCGGCCTAAATAAAGCTGTAGGATTACAAAAAATTTCTAGCCATTACAATATTCCAAAGGAGCGAATCATCGCTTTTGGTGACGAAGATAACGACTTCGAAATGATTGAATTTGCAGGTCACGGCATTGCTATGGGAAATGCAATTCCTGAATTAAAATCACTCGCAAACCATACAACTTTAACAAATGAAGAAGACGGTATCGCCCTTTATTTAGAAGAGGTTCTTGGATTGTAA
- a CDS encoding CvfB family protein, whose product MYLQLGSIEQVTVLRETEIGYMVGNEEEEIFLHKNEVAGEIEEGDTIDVFLYLDHQDRISATMKEPIITTHDWNWVKVVEVIPSLGVFVDIGVSKDILIPADEFPIYMPVWPEEGDELYCTLKLTNRDRLIALPARDSDMQEIIVDATPSMRNKNVNGRVYRSLQVGSFVLTDEHFRAFLHHTERKEQVRIGERVTGRIIDVKDDGTINISLLPRKEEGMEDDAAVIYEYMESRGGAMPFWDKSHPEDIKERFNMSKAAFKRALGKMMKEEKIYQEEGWTYFKK is encoded by the coding sequence ATGTATTTGCAATTAGGATCGATTGAACAGGTAACTGTTTTACGCGAAACGGAAATCGGATATATGGTTGGGAATGAAGAAGAAGAAATCTTCCTACATAAAAATGAAGTAGCTGGAGAAATTGAAGAAGGCGATACAATTGATGTATTCTTATACCTTGATCATCAAGATCGAATTTCAGCAACAATGAAGGAGCCAATTATTACAACACATGATTGGAACTGGGTAAAGGTTGTAGAAGTTATTCCTAGTTTAGGTGTGTTTGTTGATATCGGTGTATCAAAAGATATACTAATTCCAGCTGATGAGTTCCCGATTTATATGCCAGTATGGCCTGAAGAAGGCGATGAATTATATTGTACTTTAAAATTAACGAATCGTGACCGTTTGATTGCTCTTCCTGCAAGAGATTCAGATATGCAAGAAATTATCGTAGATGCGACGCCATCTATGCGCAATAAAAACGTAAATGGACGCGTATATCGTTCACTTCAAGTTGGTTCTTTCGTATTAACAGATGAGCATTTCCGTGCATTCTTACACCATACAGAAAGAAAAGAACAAGTCCGTATTGGTGAGCGTGTAACAGGTCGTATTATTGACGTGAAAGATGACGGTACAATTAACATTTCACTTCTTCCTCGTAAAGAAGAGGGAATGGAAGACGATGCAGCGGTTATTTATGAGTACATGGAAAGCCGCGGTGGAGCAATGCCGTTTTGGGATAAGAGTCACCCAGAAGATATTAAAGAGCGTTTCAATATGAGTAAAGCGGCATTTAAGCGTGCGCTTGGTAAAATGATGAAAGAAGAAAAGATTTACCAAGAAGAAGGTTGGACGTACTTTAAGAAATAA
- the clpB gene encoding ATP-dependent chaperone ClpB, whose translation MDLNQMTTKTQEAIMSAQSLAVSHHHQEVDTVHLLLVLLREQDGLAVRIFQKMNVDIEEFTKGVESLIQKKPSVTGSGVEVGKLYVTGALQQLLVRAESEAQKLQDDYISVEHVLLAFCEEKGDMNQLFTRFHITKDNLFQSLMTVRGNQRVTSQNPEVTYEALEKYGRDLVAEVRQGKIDPVIGRDSEIRRVIRILSRKTKNNPVLIGEPGVGKTAIVEGLAQRIVKKDVPEGLKDRTIFALDMSALVAGAKFRGEFEERLQAVLNEIKKSEGRILLFIDELHTIVGAGKTEGAMDAGNMLKPMLARGELHCIGATTLDEYRKYIEKDPALERRFQQVLAEEPTVEDTISILRGLKERFEIYHGVNIHDRAIVAASVLSDRYISDRFLPDKAIDLVDEACATIRTEIDSMPTELDEVTRRIMQLEIEEAALGKETDRGSQERLKTLQRELSDLKEVASGMRAKWEKEKEDIHKVRDLREHLERLRRELEEAEGNYDLNKAAELRHGKIPAIEKELKEAEEMGAHNKQENRLLREEVSEEEIAEIVSRWTGIPVAKLVEGEREKLLRLEQILSERVIGQEEAVSLVSDAVLRARAGIKDPNRPIGSFIFLGPTGVGKTELAKTLAQSLFDSEEQMIRIDMSEYMEKHAVSRLIGAPPGYVGYEEGGQLTEAVRRKPYSVILLDEIEKAHPEVFNILLQMLDDGRITDSQGRTVDFKNTVIIMTSNIGSSHLLEGLEEDGSIKEESRNLVMGQLRGHFRPEFLNRVDEIILFKPLTTNEIKGIVDKIVKELQGRLADRHITVELTESAKEFVVEAGFDPMYGARPLKRYVQRQVETKLARELIAGTITDNSHVVVDVEKNELVVHVK comes from the coding sequence ATGGACTTAAATCAAATGACAACGAAAACACAAGAGGCGATTATGAGTGCTCAATCTTTAGCGGTATCTCATCATCATCAAGAAGTAGATACTGTTCATCTATTACTTGTGTTATTAAGAGAGCAAGATGGATTAGCAGTGCGTATTTTTCAAAAAATGAATGTTGATATAGAAGAGTTCACAAAAGGTGTAGAAAGTTTAATTCAGAAAAAGCCGTCAGTAACTGGGAGCGGCGTAGAAGTAGGGAAATTATATGTGACAGGTGCCTTACAGCAATTGCTTGTTAGGGCAGAGTCTGAAGCGCAAAAATTACAAGATGATTATATTTCAGTGGAGCATGTATTACTTGCTTTTTGCGAAGAAAAAGGCGATATGAATCAATTATTTACAAGATTTCATATTACAAAGGATAATTTATTCCAGTCTTTAATGACAGTTCGGGGGAATCAGAGAGTGACAAGTCAAAATCCAGAAGTAACATACGAAGCGTTAGAGAAATACGGCCGTGATTTAGTGGCTGAAGTTAGACAAGGGAAAATTGATCCTGTTATTGGTCGTGATAGTGAGATTCGTCGTGTCATCCGCATTCTTTCACGTAAAACGAAAAACAATCCTGTTTTAATTGGGGAACCAGGTGTTGGAAAAACAGCGATCGTCGAAGGGTTAGCACAGCGAATTGTGAAAAAAGATGTACCGGAAGGGTTAAAAGATAGAACGATTTTTGCGTTAGATATGAGTGCGCTCGTAGCTGGAGCGAAATTCCGTGGGGAATTTGAAGAACGATTGCAAGCTGTATTAAATGAAATCAAAAAAAGTGAAGGCCGCATTTTATTATTTATTGATGAACTTCATACAATTGTTGGTGCTGGTAAAACGGAGGGTGCAATGGATGCAGGGAATATGTTAAAACCGATGCTTGCACGCGGTGAATTACATTGCATTGGAGCAACGACATTAGATGAATATCGCAAATACATTGAGAAAGATCCAGCTTTAGAAAGACGTTTCCAACAAGTATTAGCAGAAGAACCGACTGTAGAAGATACAATTTCGATTCTACGTGGTTTAAAAGAACGTTTTGAAATTTATCACGGTGTAAATATTCATGACCGCGCAATCGTAGCTGCGTCAGTGTTATCGGATCGATATATTTCAGATCGTTTCTTACCAGATAAAGCGATTGATCTTGTCGATGAAGCGTGTGCAACAATTCGAACAGAAATTGATTCAATGCCAACAGAATTAGATGAAGTAACGCGTCGTATTATGCAGTTGGAAATTGAAGAAGCTGCTCTTGGAAAAGAAACGGACCGCGGTAGCCAAGAGCGTTTAAAAACATTGCAACGTGAATTATCTGATCTAAAAGAAGTTGCAAGTGGAATGAGAGCGAAATGGGAAAAAGAAAAAGAAGACATTCATAAAGTTCGTGACTTACGTGAACATTTAGAACGTCTGCGCCGCGAGTTAGAAGAAGCTGAGGGTAACTACGATTTAAATAAAGCAGCTGAACTTCGCCATGGGAAAATTCCAGCTATCGAAAAAGAGTTAAAAGAAGCGGAAGAAATGGGTGCTCATAATAAGCAAGAGAACCGCTTGTTACGTGAGGAAGTAAGTGAAGAAGAAATTGCTGAAATTGTTTCACGCTGGACTGGTATTCCTGTCGCAAAACTTGTTGAAGGCGAACGTGAAAAACTACTCCGTCTAGAGCAAATTTTATCAGAGCGTGTTATCGGACAAGAGGAAGCGGTAAGCCTTGTATCAGATGCAGTTCTTCGTGCTCGCGCGGGAATTAAAGATCCGAACCGTCCAATCGGTTCATTCATTTTCTTAGGACCAACGGGTGTTGGTAAAACGGAACTTGCGAAAACGTTAGCGCAATCTTTATTTGATAGCGAAGAGCAAATGATTCGCATTGATATGTCTGAGTATATGGAAAAACATGCTGTTTCACGCTTAATTGGGGCGCCTCCTGGATATGTAGGGTATGAAGAAGGTGGACAATTAACAGAAGCAGTAAGACGTAAACCGTATTCAGTTATTTTGTTAGATGAAATCGAAAAAGCGCATCCAGAAGTATTCAATATTTTATTACAAATGTTAGATGATGGACGTATTACCGACTCACAAGGGCGTACGGTGGACTTTAAAAATACAGTTATCATTATGACTTCAAATATCGGATCTTCACATTTATTAGAAGGACTCGAAGAAGACGGTTCCATTAAAGAAGAATCACGAAACCTTGTTATGGGACAGTTAAGAGGACACTTCCGACCAGAGTTTTTAAACCGTGTAGATGAAATTATTTTATTCAAACCACTTACAACAAATGAAATTAAAGGTATTGTTGATAAGATTGTAAAAGAGTTACAAGGACGTTTAGCAGACCGTCACATAACGGTAGAGTTAACGGAATCAGCGAAAGAATTCGTTGTAGAAGCTGGATTTGATCCGATGTACGGCGCACGCCCATTGAAAAGATATGTACAGCGCCAAGTTGAGACGAAATTGGCGAGAGAATTAATTGCAGGAACGATTACAGACAATAGTCATGTCGTTGTCGATGTAGAAAAAAATGAACTCGTTGTTCATGTGAAATAA
- a CDS encoding YjzC family protein, whose protein sequence is MGQNRRFRSGQKAPNDGIYVEIGETGSMVKDPQMVKLTVGERFPENSNHNRQWTYKRKP, encoded by the coding sequence ATGGGACAAAATCGTAGGTTTCGTTCTGGTCAAAAAGCGCCGAATGATGGTATTTACGTAGAGATTGGTGAAACGGGAAGTATGGTGAAAGATCCGCAAATGGTGAAATTAACTGTAGGCGAAAGGTTTCCTGAAAACTCAAACCATAATCGTCAGTGGACATATAAAAGAAAACCGTAA